CGTCGAACCGCCCTGATAGTTGATCGTGTACCCGATCTCCTGCGCCACCTGCTCCACAGCCTCCGGGAACGAGATGTGCTCCATCTCCATGAGGAACGTGAACACATCCCCACCCTTACCCGTGGAAAAACAATGGAAATAGCCACGATTCGGACGCACATGGAACGACGGCGTCTTCTCATCCTTGAACGGACTCAGCCCCTTGAGCGAATCAGCACCACCCGGCTTGAGCTGAACGTACTCCCCTACGATCTCCTCAATGGCGGCGCGCTCACGGATCGCCTGAATATCACTCTCCGGAATCCGTCCCTTTGCCATGCGTACAGGGTACCGGGAGGGTCAAACCCAGGCGGCGCGTGGCAGAATACGGGCCATGTCTGGTGGTTCAGGTCGTGGTTCAGGTCGAGGTTCAGGTCGTGGTGGCGGGTCCGGTTCGGGGCCGAAGGGGAAATCGTTGGTGGCCGTCGCCGGTGGCATCGCCCTCGTGGCCGTCGCCGGGTGGCTCGGAGTGGATCTGTCGGGGGACGGGGCAGATGGGGGCTCTGAGACTTCTGGAGCGCCGACGCAGGCGAGCGGAGCGGCTGGAACCGCTGCCGACGGTAACTACGAGACGTGCTCCGTGGACACCCTCCCCCGCGAAGCCGAACCCGTCGTCGAGGACATCCTCGCCGGCGGACCCTACGAATACCCCGGCGAAGACGGCGGACACTTCGGCAACTACGAAGGCATCCTCCCCGACGAACGCAACAGCTACTACCGCAGCTACACCGTGGACACCCCGGGCCTCAACCACCGGGGAGAACGCCGCATCGTCGTCGGCGGCGGCACCGAAACCGACCCGGACGTGTGGTTCTACAGCGACGATCACTATGAGTCGTTCTGTCTGATTCCGGATGCGGAGGAATGAGTAGAATGTAAAATCGAAACCAGGTCTGAAATTACTTCAACCGTGTAGAAGCTACCGCCATCTCTCTACCAGTTCAGCCTCGATCGCCGAAGATCTTCGTGGGCAGACTAATTAGTGTGAACTTTCTAATCCCCCTGTCGACTTCACACAACTAGCAAGAACAAATACTCCTGTAGCGAGACAGAACTTCGGTCGTCGAAAACTCAGAGAAGATCCTCCACCTACGAAATCACGAAACTGTCCTTCCGAAATTCAAACAAAAAAAGAGTCCCAACTAGCATTGCAGCTGGCCCCGCAATGTTCTACATGCCTAGAGCTAGTGAGAATACTAGGTAGACTCAAAAAACGAGAACGCACATCGGCAACCAGTTAGCAGGAGCAATAGAGACATGGCCACAAAAGACCAAATGAAAGCCTTAGTCAAAAGCCACGCACAAGGCGATGATCCACAATTCTACGGGGTAGCAATGCAAGTCGCAGCCAGAGCGGCGAGGGCGGGGCAGTCAAAATTTGCCCAAGAACTAAGAGACTTAGTAGACGAACTCAGGCGAGAAGCACCGCACAGACCTGACGGGGGATCTGTTATTCCCCTGACGCGCCCGAAAAGCGAGCTCGCTCAACTTTTGGACGTCAGTTACCCGAACGCGAGATGGTGTGACCTTACCTACGATTCCCAGTTGAAGCTACAGCTCCGACAGGTACTCTCCGAGCAGAAGAAGCGAAATCTTCTCGAAACATACGGTCTTAAGCCGGCCCATCGCCTGCTATTTGTTGGACCTCCGGGAACAGGAAAGACAACGACCGCTCACGTTATTGCCGCAGAGCTTGGATTGACCGTATTCTCGATCAAACTAGACACGGTCTTGACAAAGTATCTCGGAGAATCCGCAACTAAACTACGAATGATCTTCGACTCGATTCCACAAATGAAAGGAGTATATTTATTTGATGAAGTTGATGCGATCGCCGGAAACCGCGGAGCAAGCAATGATGTGGGCGAAGTTAGGAGAATCCTGAACTCGTTCCTCCAGTTCCTCGAAGAGGATACATCTGACAGCATTATCATTGCCGCGACAAATCATCCGGAACTCCTCGACGCCGCCCTGTTCAGAAGATTCGACACCATCCTAGAATTTGATCCTCCTGGGCCGAAATCAATTCCCTTGATCATAAAGAACCGTCTTGCATCGCTCGAAATAGCTATCAATGATTGGGGGACTATAGTGCGATCCGCTAGCGGCCTGAGCCATGCCGAGATAACCACTATCGCGGAGAACGCAGCAAAGTTCGTAATCTTGAGTGGACGGGGATCAGTTCAAACAAAGGATATACTCCGTTCACTGAATAATCGCCGTAAGACTATTGGAAGAAGATAGGAAAAGAACAAATGGAACCGAACTACACCCTGCCACATATCGTGGTCCCGATGAAGCCTCAGGCTGAACCTTTTACTTCCGTATTCAGCGGCAGAGAACGCACCAATCGGGATTTTGTAACTGACCACAAAGACCACGGAAATAAGCTCAAGAACCAATATAATGCCGCTTGGGCGCACGATGATATCGACGCAGACGAAGACGATTCTAGTACGGGTACTCTCATTACATTTGTGACCTACCCCGACGTAGAGATTAATTTCGAAAGCCTCGAAAGTTCTGCAAGCGGAGAACAACCTCAGATTGTGGCGGTTCGCGAAGTCTGGAATGGTAATTCTAAGGTTCTCAGAGTAACTGTCCACATACCCAGCGGAAAGAAGCAGTTCTTTCTGGATAAAGTTGAATCATACCTTTCGACCGTCGACGATGATAACCCTAGAAACAAAAAACTACTACACGCTATCGATTCAATTCGCAAAGCTACAGTTCAAGAACTGTGGACTGATCCAATGGAGCATTTCCCATCTGATTCCTCAAAGCAAGTCTGGTGGGAAGTATGGCTTCGCTCTAATGACGGTA
Above is a window of Corynebacterium suedekumii DNA encoding:
- a CDS encoding ribonuclease domain-containing protein, which produces MAVAGGIALVAVAGWLGVDLSGDGADGGSETSGAPTQASGAAGTAADGNYETCSVDTLPREAEPVVEDILAGGPYEYPGEDGGHFGNYEGILPDERNSYYRSYTVDTPGLNHRGERRIVVGGGTETDPDVWFYSDDHYESFCLIPDAEE
- a CDS encoding AAA family ATPase, coding for MATKDQMKALVKSHAQGDDPQFYGVAMQVAARAARAGQSKFAQELRDLVDELRREAPHRPDGGSVIPLTRPKSELAQLLDVSYPNARWCDLTYDSQLKLQLRQVLSEQKKRNLLETYGLKPAHRLLFVGPPGTGKTTTAHVIAAELGLTVFSIKLDTVLTKYLGESATKLRMIFDSIPQMKGVYLFDEVDAIAGNRGASNDVGEVRRILNSFLQFLEEDTSDSIIIAATNHPELLDAALFRRFDTILEFDPPGPKSIPLIIKNRLASLEIAINDWGTIVRSASGLSHAEITTIAENAAKFVILSGRGSVQTKDILRSLNNRRKTIGRR